A single genomic interval of Candidatus Binataceae bacterium harbors:
- a CDS encoding DUF2007 domain-containing protein, giving the protein MTPNDSPPSPDELEEVFNSIDAVEVGMARDLLESSGMECFVFDASASQMLGSTAAITVRLMVRAEDAVEAREALKELGF; this is encoded by the coding sequence ATGACTCCCAACGATTCCCCGCCTTCGCCGGACGAGCTCGAAGAGGTATTCAACAGCATCGACGCGGTCGAAGTTGGGATGGCGCGCGATCTGCTGGAAAGCTCCGGGATGGAATGTTTCGTCTTCGATGCCAGCGCATCGCAAATGCTTGGGTCAACGGCTGCGATCACGGTGCGCCTGATGGTCCGCGCCGAGGACGCGGTCGAAGCGCGCGAGGCCCTAAAGGAGCTCGGCTTCTAG
- a CDS encoding alpha-amylase family glycosyl hydrolase has product MSSEWWRSAVFYQIYARSFADSNGDGIGDLDGITAHLDYLNDGSDRSLGIDAIWLTPINPSPLQDWGYDVSDYCGIHPELGDLGAFERLIREAGRRGIRIILDLVPNHTSDQHRWFRESRSVRNHPKRNWYIWKPGTPERTPNNWVSIFGGPAWKWDEATREWYLHLFLAAQPDLNFRNPEVVAAMHEVIRFWLDRGAAGYRVDVMHGLIKDAMFRDNPALDKVERGSQNDVSFKQKHLYDFDQPEVHEIIRGFRRVIDEYDARIMVGEVWPHSNQSLALYLRPDELQQAFNFRFLFCPWEAARFRAQVEEIERILPADSWPTWTLSNHDFARHLTRHAHGTSTAARARLAAVMLLALRGTPFLYYGEEIGMPNVSIARERWRDPVGRDGCRTPMQWSDAPGGGFTSSKTPWLPLGDCAAVNVARQIDDPGSMLSLYRRAIRVRRASPALRVGTIRVIEQAPENCLAFVREAPASRAMAALNFSEEPRDIEVPSGRILLSSDPGRDPGKTTLGKFRLAPNEAIVIEC; this is encoded by the coding sequence ATGTCTTCTGAATGGTGGCGCAGCGCGGTTTTCTATCAGATCTACGCACGTAGTTTTGCCGATTCCAACGGTGATGGCATCGGCGACCTCGACGGCATCACCGCGCACCTGGACTACCTGAATGATGGCAGCGATCGATCGTTGGGTATCGATGCGATTTGGCTCACCCCCATCAATCCCTCGCCGCTCCAAGATTGGGGCTACGATGTCAGCGACTACTGCGGTATCCATCCCGAGCTGGGCGACCTCGGCGCGTTTGAACGATTGATTCGCGAGGCGGGCCGCCGGGGCATCCGGATAATCCTCGACCTGGTCCCCAATCACACCTCCGATCAGCATCGCTGGTTTCGCGAATCGCGCTCCGTGCGCAACCACCCCAAGCGCAACTGGTACATCTGGAAGCCGGGAACCCCGGAGCGCACGCCGAACAACTGGGTCAGCATCTTCGGCGGCCCGGCCTGGAAATGGGACGAGGCGACCCGGGAATGGTACCTGCACCTGTTCCTCGCAGCACAGCCCGACCTCAACTTCCGCAATCCGGAGGTCGTGGCCGCGATGCACGAGGTGATCCGCTTCTGGCTCGACCGCGGCGCCGCGGGGTACCGGGTCGATGTGATGCACGGGCTGATCAAGGACGCAATGTTTCGCGACAACCCAGCGCTCGACAAGGTTGAGCGGGGTTCACAAAACGACGTCAGCTTCAAGCAGAAGCATCTCTATGACTTCGACCAGCCCGAGGTGCACGAGATCATCCGGGGATTCCGCCGGGTCATCGATGAATACGACGCTCGAATCATGGTTGGCGAAGTGTGGCCGCACAGCAATCAGTCGCTGGCGCTTTACTTGCGTCCCGATGAGCTCCAGCAGGCATTCAATTTTCGTTTCCTGTTCTGTCCCTGGGAGGCCGCGCGCTTTCGCGCCCAAGTCGAGGAAATCGAACGCATTCTCCCTGCGGACTCGTGGCCAACCTGGACGCTATCGAACCACGATTTTGCGCGACACCTCACGCGTCATGCGCATGGCACCAGCACCGCGGCGCGCGCACGCCTGGCCGCAGTAATGTTGCTGGCGCTGCGCGGCACCCCGTTCCTCTACTACGGCGAGGAGATCGGAATGCCCAATGTCTCGATCGCGCGGGAGCGATGGCGCGATCCGGTGGGACGCGACGGATGTCGTACTCCCATGCAATGGTCGGACGCGCCCGGAGGCGGCTTCACGAGCAGCAAAACCCCGTGGCTGCCGCTTGGAGATTGCGCGGCAGTCAACGTGGCTAGGCAGATAGACGATCCCGGTTCGATGCTGTCCCTTTACCGGCGCGCAATCCGGGTTCGGAGGGCATCGCCGGCGCTGAGGGTGGGGACGATTCGCGTAATCGAGCAGGCACCCGAAAACTGTCTGGCGTTCGTTCGCGAAGCCCCCGCCAGCCGGGCGATGGCAGCGCTTAACTTCAGCGAGGAGCCGCGCGACATCGAAGTCCCATCGGGGAGAATCCTGCTGAGCAGCGATCCCGGGCGTGACCCGGGCAAGACAACGCTGGGCAAGTTTCGTCTCGCGCCAAATGAAGCGATCGTGATCGAATGCTGA
- a CDS encoding DedA family protein, translating to MSARIFSAVSAFIITTISSLGYGGIILMMAIESACIPLPSEIIMPFSGYLVHTGRFDLQMVAVAGAIGCLLGSYVAYYFGASGGRWFLLRYGRWVLIAPHEIELADWFFARWGKPAVFISRLLPVVRTFIAFPAGVSRMRLIPFSVYTLAGSYLWCLLLAYAGMKLGQHWESLAPYFHQFDAVIGIVIVAGVALVVYNRVRSIMSAPARDAASD from the coding sequence ATGAGTGCGAGGATTTTTTCAGCAGTATCAGCGTTCATCATCACCACCATTTCGTCGCTTGGTTACGGCGGCATCATCCTCATGATGGCGATCGAGAGTGCCTGCATTCCGCTGCCATCCGAGATCATCATGCCGTTCTCCGGCTACCTGGTTCATACCGGACGGTTCGACCTACAAATGGTCGCGGTAGCAGGAGCAATTGGATGCCTGCTCGGTTCGTATGTCGCCTACTATTTCGGCGCGAGCGGCGGGCGCTGGTTCCTCCTGCGATACGGACGATGGGTCCTGATAGCGCCTCACGAAATCGAACTAGCCGATTGGTTCTTCGCTCGCTGGGGTAAACCGGCGGTGTTCATCAGCCGCCTGCTGCCGGTCGTGCGAACCTTCATCGCATTTCCGGCCGGCGTGTCACGCATGCGCCTCATTCCCTTCAGCGTGTACACGCTGGCGGGCTCGTACCTGTGGTGCCTCCTTCTCGCGTATGCCGGGATGAAGCTCGGCCAGCATTGGGAGTCGCTCGCGCCGTATTTCCACCAGTTCGACGCGGTTATCGGGATAGTGATCGTCGCGGGCGTCGCTCTTGTGGTCTACAATCGGGTAAGGAGCATCATGAGTGCGCCCGCACGCGACGCGGCCAGCGACTAG
- a CDS encoding citrate synthase gives MAKNSLSIVDNRTGKSYEIPVEEGGVIRAAALRAIKTSPDDFGLMSYDPAFVNTASCRSRITFIDGDKGILRYRGYPIEELAEKSNYLETAYLIVKGELPDTAHYSRWENNIKIHTMVHESIKQFMEGYRYDAHPMGMLLGTVGALSTFYPDAANIHDLESRRLQTRRLIGKMPTLAAFAYRHTRGLPYVYPDNELSYTGNFLSMLFKMTELKYKPDPILERALDVLFILHADHEQNCSANAMRAVGSSQPDPYAAAAAAVAALYGPLHGGANEQAIRGLMEIGSVQNIPDMIKRVKNRERRLMGFGHRVYKNYDPRAKILKQLAYEVFEVTGKNPLIDIAVELEHIALEDDYFVNHKLYPNVDFYSGIIYQAMGFPMTMFPVLFAIPRTAGWMAQWAEMVRDPEQAIARPRQVYGGEQLRHYTPIEKRPKPTQREDAVSEAI, from the coding sequence ATGGCAAAGAACAGTCTCAGCATAGTCGACAACCGGACCGGCAAGAGCTACGAAATTCCAGTCGAAGAGGGCGGCGTGATTCGGGCCGCCGCGCTGCGCGCAATTAAGACATCGCCCGACGATTTCGGGCTGATGTCCTACGACCCGGCGTTCGTCAACACCGCATCGTGCCGCAGCCGCATCACCTTCATCGATGGCGACAAAGGTATCCTGCGCTATCGTGGCTACCCGATCGAAGAACTGGCAGAGAAGAGCAACTACCTCGAGACCGCATATCTGATCGTCAAGGGCGAGCTCCCCGACACCGCGCATTACTCGCGATGGGAAAACAATATCAAGATTCACACGATGGTCCACGAGAGTATCAAGCAGTTCATGGAGGGTTATCGCTACGACGCGCACCCGATGGGAATGCTGCTCGGGACTGTGGGCGCACTCTCAACCTTCTACCCGGACGCCGCGAACATTCACGACCTCGAGTCGCGTCGCCTGCAGACTCGCCGGCTAATCGGCAAGATGCCCACGCTAGCGGCGTTCGCCTATCGGCATACGCGGGGTCTCCCCTATGTGTATCCTGACAACGAACTCAGCTACACGGGCAACTTTCTGTCAATGCTGTTCAAGATGACGGAACTGAAGTACAAGCCCGATCCGATTTTGGAGCGCGCACTCGACGTTCTGTTTATCCTGCACGCGGACCACGAGCAGAACTGTTCGGCCAACGCGATGCGGGCGGTGGGGAGCTCACAACCCGATCCCTACGCGGCGGCGGCCGCCGCCGTGGCGGCTCTATATGGACCGCTGCACGGCGGAGCCAACGAACAGGCTATCCGCGGCCTGATGGAAATCGGCTCCGTGCAGAACATTCCGGACATGATAAAGCGCGTGAAAAACCGCGAGCGCCGCCTGATGGGCTTTGGACATCGGGTGTACAAGAACTACGACCCGCGGGCCAAGATCCTCAAACAGCTGGCCTACGAGGTGTTCGAAGTTACCGGCAAGAACCCGCTTATCGACATCGCGGTCGAACTGGAGCATATCGCCCTCGAAGACGACTACTTTGTTAACCACAAGCTCTATCCGAACGTCGATTTCTACTCGGGGATCATCTACCAGGCGATGGGATTCCCCATGACGATGTTCCCGGTACTGTTCGCAATCCCGCGGACCGCCGGGTGGATGGCGCAATGGGCGGAGATGGTACGCGACCCCGAGCAAGCCATCGCCCGGCCCCGGCAGGTTTATGGCGGCGAGCAGCTGCGCCATTACACTCCAATCGAGAAAAGACCCAAGCCAACACAACGTGAAGATGCGGTTAGTGAGGCAATCTGA